From a region of the Carassius auratus strain Wakin chromosome 31, ASM336829v1, whole genome shotgun sequence genome:
- the LOC113051018 gene encoding uncharacterized protein LOC113051018 isoform X3 has protein sequence MTDPNTPLNSAEPQMQSEETQCTDISEQQESVQLRRSQRVKTLTEKGREMQDERIKGLQQRFNYNYEKWRTRAKASKLPLSQTESLNKDILEDIIGDVRGLCADVTKVYEELRKLTPPDQESRRRVDLCVEISGFLVNKATSRLEGKEEQDWPEAGSLFQTVSNKSSSFNTTKNSNEHSHRSSIKRQEAAAEAAASQAVLKILEEQETEQQEIERLEAEVRKKAVEQETLIRQKRLEREAEEAKFKAQQEAEYAALQRTLDEKKRKVLHLEKVKDLKAAQAKMQVYDQMSAVEAQKIDVTKINTEMKDAEHVSFPSLLKQVIPQAAATPTSDGTSDLVKVLASALSTSRIPVPEPTVFSGDSLSYSDWKLSFQTLIDQKNIPDKEKIFYLRRYVSGPAKRAVEGYFLLGTESAYAAAWKILDERYGNPFTIAKAFRDKLHAWPKITSRDSFELRDFADFLRSCEAATAHIKSLEILNDCNENQKILSKLPDWLAASWNRKVIEIEEQTNQFPTFSQFVEFLSREAKIACNPVTSLQSLKQCEPNKSDKPKLTKQKEIGVKTLMTTSQEKIQLVCVFCKKPKHSLHKCRSFLEKAVSDRVSFIKSERLCFGCLKPGHHSKSCTNRNICERCSKGHPTCLHEDRVKDKGEQRQPIANPNPSNERSSQSDRVQEQVTSMATTNRVASQENNTQTAAIIPVWLSSSTKHKEVLVYALLDSQSDTTFVLSEVAKLLETNQEPVKLELSTMSSQTTVVQSDRLQNLQVRGLYSSKRITLPPTYTREFIPANKAHISTNETAKAWPHLEHLQSEIAPLQDCEVGLLIGYNCSQALLPREIVSGKEGEPYAQRTDLGWSIVGQTNHCLNYGDAIGISHRIIVKKVIPELKPSLKLQNKVHYVNRTTVKDITPSDIIKALEGDFSERAIEGNPVSQEDLKFLTKLKENITQNESGHYEMPLPFRDKRPTLPDNRICAMHRLKCLERRLKKDKSYYNDYTNFMDDIISRGDAERVPDKELNNTPAWYIPHHGVYHPHKPGRIRVVFDASAKYQDTSLNDHLLTGPDLTNTLVGVLCRFRRSSVAFMCDIERMFHQFHVTKEDQDYLRFLWWEKGDLEASPSVYRMKVHLFGAASSPGCANFGLKHLAAQGQGQFKENTIHFIQRNFYVDDGLASVPTEREAIQLIKDSRELCFKGKLRLHKFVCNSERVMSTIPEEECATVKDLDLSLSLPRIERALGVEWCVTSDTFKFRVQVKLNPLTRRGVLSTVASIYDPLGFIAPFVLLGKQILQQMCKDKVGWDHELPEHLKPQWESWIKDLPSLANMQIQRCFIPTDFGQVKSYELHHFADASVNGYGACTYLRAINQSDQVHCCLVMAKSRVTPTSVTTIPRLELSAAVVAVRVSDLLRTELEIPYIAEFFWTDSTVVLGYINNDAKRFQVFVANRIQRIKSSTKPEQWAYVASEQNPADYVSRGLTAEQLKSSEWFEGPAFLWEKNIPDRDVKVGEIRENDPELRKASVYTINAKEEQTIFSRFEKFSEWSRLIRAFAILRRKVKEHKHDIQSIKESTTLEERKQTELFIIKIVQEKVFAEEIKSLKSKKTVSKTTNNNLYKLSPFLDEEGILRVGGRLGQAVLHPHVKHPAILPKDSHISTLLIRHFHTKVQHQGRGMTMNELRANGWWILGSSRAVSSYIFKCVRCRKYRRKTEHQSMGDLPVERTESTPPFTYVGMDCFGPIYVKDGRKELKRYRLILTCLCSRAIHIEVVDDLSTDAFLNALRAFIAIRGNVRQLRCDRGTNFIGAQRELADLMKEMNQEKVKALGCEFLMIPPSASHMGGIWERQIRTIRSVLSAILDQSAKRLDSTSLRTLLYEVMAIVNSRPLSIEHLSDPTGPEPLTPNHILTMKSTIVQPPPGEFMKEDLYLQKRWRRVQYLANEFWIRWRKEYLLNLQPRQKWNVHRRNLKINDVVLLQDDMAPRNEWKLAKVTDVYPGNDNKVRKVRLLVSERTYDKHSKLVTKTVSLERPIHKVIVLLEAD, from the exons ATGACTGATCCAAATACACCACTAAATAGTGCAGAACCCCAGATGCAGTCTGAAGAAACCCAATGTACTGATATTAGTGAGCAGCAAGAATCAGTACAACTTAGAAGAAGTCAGAGAGTGAAAACACTCACAGAAAAGGGAAGAGAAATGCAGGATGAGAGGATTAAAGGACTCCAGCAAAGATTTAACTACAACTATGAAAAGTGGAGAACACGTGCAAAAGCATCCAAGTTACCCCTCTCTCAAACAGAATCCTTGAATAAAGACATACTTGAAGATATTATTGGTGATGTTAGAGGTCTTTGTGCAGATGTCACAAAAGTTTATGAAGAGTTACGTAAGCTCACCCCACCGGATCAGGAGTCACGTCGCAGAGTAGATCTGTGTGTGGAGATCTCAGGTTTCCTCGTGAATAAAGCAACCAGCCGATTGGAAGGAAAAGAGGAACAAGATTGGCCAGAAGCAGGCTCCCTCTTTCAAACTGTAAGCAATAAGTCAAGCTCCTTCAACACCACTAAGAACTCAAATGAGCATTCACATAGATCCTCTATAAAACGTCAAGAAGCcgcagcagaagcagcagcgagtCAAGCtgttctcaaaatattagaagaACAAGAAACGGAACAGCAAGAGATAGAAAGACTAGAAGCTGAAGTCAGGAAAAAAGCAGTAGAACAAGAAACATTGATTAGACAAAAGCGcttagaaagaga AGCAGAAGAAGCAAAGTTTAAGGCTCAACAAGAAGCAGAGTATGCAGCTCTGCAGAGAACacttgatgaaaagaaaagaaaagtactgCACCTGGAAAAGGTCAAAGATTTAAAGGCAGCACAAGCAAAGATGCAGGTTTATGACCAAATGAGTGCAGTAGAAGCGCAAAAGATTGATGTAACAAAGATTAACACAGAAATGAAAGACGCTGAACATGTAAGCTTCCCATCTCTGCTTAAACAAGTTATACCCCAAGCTGCAGCCACTCCTACAAGTGATGGTACATCAGATCTTGTTAAAGTGCTAGCAAGTGCACTAAGTACTAGCCGTATCCCTGTTCCTGAACCTACTGTGTTTTCTGGGGATTCCTTAAGTTACAGTGACTGGAAGCTGTCATTTCAAACGCTGATAGACCAAAAAAATATCCCAGACAAGGAGAAAATATTCTACCTTCGGAGATATGTGAGTGGACCGGCTAAGAGAGCGGTTGAAGGATACTTCCTGCTTGGAACCGAATCTGCATATGCTGCTGCCTGGAAGATTCTGGATGAAAGATATGGAAATCCATTCACAATCGCGAAAGCCTTTAGAGACAAACTGCATGCATGGCCCAAAATTACCTCAAGAGACAGTTTCGAACTAAGAGACTTTGCAGATTTCTTGCGCAGTTGTGAAGCTGCTACAGCTCACATCAAGTCATTAGAGATCTTGAATGACTGCAATGAGAACCAAAAGATACTTTCCAAACTTCCAGACTGGCTTGCTGCTAGTTGGAACCGCAAGGTTATTGAAATTGAAGAACAAACAAATCAGTTTCCCACTTTCAGCCAGTTTGTTGAGTTTTTATCGAGAGAAGCCAAGATAGCCTGTAATCCTGTTACATCTTTACAGTCACTTAAACAATGTGAGCCTAACAAATCAGACAAACCGAAGCTtacaaaacagaaagaaattgGAGTTAAAACCCTGATGACGACTTCACAAGAAAAGATACAACTGGTATGTGTATTCTGTAAGAAACCTAAGCACAGTTTACACAAATGCAGAAGTTTTCTGGAAAAGGCTGTGTCAGACAGAGTCAGCTTTATTAAGTCAGAAAGGCTATGTTTTGGTTGTCTCAAACCAGGCCATCATTCGAAGAGCTGTACCAACCGCAATATTTGTGAAAGGTGCAGTAAAGGGCATCCGACTTGTCTTCATGAAGATAGAGTTAAGGACAAAGGAGAACAAAGGCAACCAATAGCTAATCCAAATCCAAGCAACGAAAGGTCAAGTCAAAGCGACCGAGTTCAAGAACAAGTCACTTCCATGGCTACGACTAACCGAGTTGCAAGTCAAGAAAATAACACACAGACAGCTGCAATCATTCCTGTGTGGCTTTCATCTTCCACAAAACACAAAGAAGTTCTTGTGTATGCCTTACTGGATTCGCAAAGCGATACAACCTTTGTTCTCAGTGAAGTTGCAAAGTTACTAGAGACAAACCAAGAACCTGTTAAACTAGAACTGTCTACTATGTCTTCCCAGACTACAGTTGTTCAGTCCGACAGACTTCAAAATCTTCAAGTTCGTGGCCTTTACTCAAGCAAAAGAATCACTTTACCTCCTACATACACACGAGAATTCATTCCAGCCAACAAAGCTCACATTTCAACTAATGAAACAGCTAAAGCTTGGCCACATCTGGAACACCTTCAATCAGAAATCGCACCTTTGCAAGATTGCGAGGTAGGATTGTTGATCGGATACAACTGCTCACAAGCTCTTCTGCCGAGAGAGATTGTGTCAGGCAAGGAAGGCGAGCCATACGCTCAGCGCACCGATCTTGGTTGGAGTATAGTTGGACAAACCAATCACTGCTTGAACTATGGAGATGCAATTGGAATTAGTCATCGCATTATTGTCAAGAAAGTCATCCCAGAGCTTAAGCCTTCTCTAAAGCTTCAGAACAAAGTCCACTATGTCAATAGGACAACAGTAAAGGACATCACCCCTTCGGACATTATCAAAGCACTTGAAGGAGACTTCTCTGAAAGAGCCATTGAGGGCAACCCTGTATCACAAGAAGATTTAAAGTTTCTCACAAAACTCAAAGAAAACATCACACAGAATGAGAGCGGCCACTATGAGATGCCACTACCATTTCGTGACAAAAGACCCACATTACCAGACAATAGAATTTGTGCAATGCATCGCCTAAAGTGTCTTGAAAGAAGATTAAAGAAAGACAAATCATATTACAATGATTACACAAACTTCATGGATGACATCATCTCAAGAGGAGATGCTGAAAGAGTCCCTGACAAAGAGTTGAATAACACTCCTGCATGGTATATCCCACATCATGGGGTCTATCACCCACACAAACCCGGAAGAATCAGAGTAGTATTTGATGCCTCGGCCAAGTACCAGGATACTTCTCTCAATGACCACCTCTTAACCGGTCCTGACCTGACAAACACATTGGTTGGTGTTCTTTGTCGTTTCCGCAGAAGTTCTGTCGCATTTATGTGTGATATAGAGCGGATGTTTCACCAGTTCCATGTCACAAAAGAAGACCAGGATTACTTAAGGTTTCTTTGGTGGGAGAAGGGAGATTTGGAAGCATCACCATCAGTTTACCGTATGAAGGTCCATCTTTTTGGAGCAGCGTCTTCTCCAGGCTGTGCCAACTTTGGCCTAAAACACCTTGCTGCCCAAGGACAAGGTCAATTCAAAGAAAACACCATACACTTTATACAGAGAAACTTTTATGTTGATGACGGTTTGGCAAGCGTTCCTACTGAAAGGGAAGCCATTCAGCTCATCAAAGACTCAAGAGAGCTCTGTTTCAAAGGAAAGTTAAGACTCCACAAATTTGTGTGTAATAGTGAGAGAGTTATGTCCACTATTCCAGAAGAAGAGTGTGCCACAGTGAAAGACCTTGACCTGTCTTTAAGTTTACCACGCATTGAAAGAGCTCTTGGAGTTGAATGGTGCGTCACTTCAGACACATTCAAATTCAGAGTTCAAGTCAAGTTGAACCCCCTTACAAGAAGAGGTGTACTTTCTACTGTCGCCTCCATTTACGATCCCCTGGGGTTTATTGCACCGTTCGTCCTCTTGGGAAAGCAGATTCTTCAGCAAATGTGCAAGGATAAGGTTGGGTGGGACCACGAGCTTCCAGAGCACTTAAAACCCCAGTGGGAATCCTGGATTAAAGACCTTCCAAGTTTAGCTAACATGCAGATTCAAAGATGTTTCATTCCTACAGATTTCGGTCAGGTTAAAAGCTACGAGCTTCATCACTTCGCAGACGCCAGTGTCAATGGATATGGTGCTTGTACTTACCTGCGAGCCATTAACCAATCAGATCAAGTCCATTGTTGCTTGGTAATGGCCAAGTCAAGAGTCACACCTACTAGTGTCACAACTATCCCTCGACTCGAACTCTCAGCAGCAGTTGTTGCAGTTAGAGTCAGTGATCTACTCAGGACAGAACTTGAAATCCCATACATTGCTGAGTTTTTCTGGACAGACTCCACCGTTGTTCTCGGCTACATAAATAATGATGCCAAAAGGTTTCAAGTCTTCGTAGCGAATCGGATACAAAGGATCAAGTCAAGCACAAAGCCAGAACAATGGGCGTATGTCGCATCAGAGCAGAACCCTGCAGACTACGTTTCTCGAGGCTTAACCGCAGAACAACTGAAGTCCTCTGAATGGTTTGAGGGGCCAGCATTTCTCTGGGAGAAGAACATTCCTGATAGAGATGTTAAGGTAGGAGAGATCAGGGAAAATGATCCAGAACTTCGCAAAGCCTCTGTGTATACCATCAATGCAAAGGAAGAGCAAACTATTTTCAGCAGATTTGAGAAGTTTTCAGAATGGTCCAGATTGATAAGAGCATTTGCAATCTTGAGAAGAAAGGTCAAGGAACACAAGCATGATATACAAAGCATCAAAGAAAGTACAACTttggaagaaagaaaacaaacagaactgTTTATCATCAAAATTGTTCAAGAGAAAGTTTTCGCAGAAGAGATAAAGAGTCTAAAATCAAAGAAAACGGTTTCCAAGACCACAAATAATAATCTGTACAAACTAAGTCCGTTTCTGGACGAAGAAGGAATCCTCAGAGTGGGTGGACGTTTGGGTCAAGCTGTACTACACCCGCATGTAAAACATCCAGCCATACTTCCCAAGGACAGTCATATTTCAACTTTGCTGATCAGACATTTTCACACGAAGGTTCAACATCAAGGTCGTGGAATGACTATGAATGAGTTGCGTGCAAATGGTTGGTGGATTCTTGGGAGCAGCCGTGCAGTTTCATCATACATCTTCAAATGTGTCAGATGTCGCAAATACAGAAGGAAAACGGAGCATCAAAGTATGGGAGATTTGCCAGTAGAACGAACTGAGTCTACCCCGCCTTTCACTTATGTTGGAATGGATTGCTTTGGACCAATATACGTCAAAGATGGACGAAAGGAGCTCAAGAGATATAGACTCATACTAACCTGTCTATGTTCACGAGCCATACATATTGAAGTAGTAGACGACCTGAGTACAGACGCATTTCTAAATGCTCTGCGAGCATTTATTGCAATAAGAGGAAATGTGCGTCAACTGAGATGTGATAGAGGAACCAATTTCATTGGGGCCCAGAGAGAACTCGCAGATCTCATGAAAGAAATGAATCAGGAGAAGGTAAAAGCGCTTGGATGTGAATTTCTCATGATTCCCCCTTCGGCAAGCCATATGGGTGGAATATGGGAAAGACAGATCAGGACCATCCGTAGTGTTCTTTCAGCCATCCTTGACCAGTCAGCAAAGAGACTCGACAGTACATCCTTGAGAACCTTGTTGTATGAGGTAATGGCGATTGTCAACAGTAGGCCACTTTCCATCGAGCATTTAAGTGATCCAACAGGTCCTGAGCCATTAACGCCCAATCACATTCTCACTATGAAGTCAACCATTGTTCAACCTCCTCCAGGAGAGTTTATGAAAGAAGATTTGTATCTTCAAAAAAGATGGAGAAGAGTACAATATTTAGCCAATGAATTTTGGATTCGTTGGAGGAAAGAATATTTGCTCAACTTGCAACCAAGACAGAAGTGGAATGTACACAGAAGGAATCTGAAGATAAATGATGTAGTGCTTCTACAAGATGACATGGCACCACGTAATGAATGGAAGCTTGCCAAAGTCACTGATGTCTATCCAGGAAATGATAACAAAGTGAGAAAGGTTCGACTTTTGGTTAGTGAAAGGACATATGACAAGCACAGTAAACTTGTGACTAAGACAGTCTCATTAGAACGACCTATTCATAAGGTTATTGTTTTGCTAGAAGCAGACTAa